The genomic stretch TTTCGTTGTCTGTTGGCATTGTAGCCCAGTGGTATGTCGCTAGACGTATGCAGGTTGGAGTTAACCACTCCCAAGTGAAGATAGAGaaagaggacgatgacgatgatgaagaggaggaggaggaagagtcTGATGAAGACACAGAGTAATGATACTATGGCCTATGCCATCATAATGCTTGGACAATACCATGATATAACCCATCATGATAAACTTGTGAGGATAATGCACCCAAGGCAGGTATTGTTTATCTCACTCTTTTCCTTAGCTCTCTGATATATCATTTTTCTCAGACACTCTTTGGTATGTTGTATGAAGGTCTGCGCAAAGCAGACACTGTAGCGAAGCATTTGATACACATCACATCTATTCTATTCTCTTGGTACTCTATAGCCTGCTTACTTTACGGATGCACCCGCATCTTTACCATGTCCCTTGCCTTTGCTCTTCATAATCCTGTGCTACAGTCCCGGCATGGCTTTGCCAAGCTCACCCTTGGCCGCTCTCGTCGCGCCCTCCATCTTGACAAGCTTCAGCGGGCGATACTCTGGATTCCACATCTGCTCCTTGATCCACTCCTCGAGATCATGGTCGTTGGACGGAATGTTCTTTTCAGTCGCCATACCTTCTTCCACTGCCGCCTGAATCACGCTCTTGGCTACCTGGACACTGACGGCCCTCACTTCTTCCACATCTGGCAGGAGAGGCGCGGTCGGGTCCTTGAGAACAGGACTTAGCGATGCGACGCCTTCCACGGCCGCAACGAGCATGCGGTCGGTGAGAAGCTTGGCTCGACTGAGGATGCAGCCGAGGCCAATGCCGGGGAAGACGACTGAGTTGTTGCATTCGGCAATGTCAATCGTAATATCTTTTCCGTCCTCACCCCAAGGGCCGGTGACGGGATCAAAGGGAGATCCCGTTGCGACCAAAGCCTTGCCATTTGTCCACTTAAGTAGGTCCTCTGGCTTGGCTTCATGAAGTCGAGTTGGGTTGGAAAGAGGGAAGATGATTGGCCGAGATGAGTTTTCGtgcatggccttgatgattTCTTCGGTGAAAGCCCCAGGGACGGTGGATGTTCCGACGAGAATGTTGGGCTTGACTTGCTTCACTACTGAAAGGAGGtcgttgccatcatctttccACTCGGATGCATCTTTGGCGTATATTTTCTGGGCATCTGAGACCTCGTGCTTGGATGTCAACAAGCCTGGCTTGTCAATCAGCCTAATGACGCTGTTAGCAAGGGGTCTCGCGGTGTATAAGATGAAACTTGCCAAATATGCTGCGAAGCTTCCTCATGatcaatcttcatctccgtAGCAATAGCATCTCTGACTTGATCTGCAATGCCAACTCCAGCACTCCCAGCGCCAAAAACGACCATCCGAATGTCACCGAGTTTCTGTCCGCTGGCATGCAGCGCAGCTATGATGGCTGCAAGCGTCACACAGCCTGTTCCTTGGACATCGTCATTGAAGCAGGCCATCGTAGGGCGATACAACTCCAACAAACGCCTGGCTGCAAATTTGGTAAATTAGTTTCCAGACGAAAACAATACGTGATGGTTGTGGAGTGTGTATTGATGCGTACCGTTTCTTAAGCCAAAATCTTCGAAATGGATGTAAGCTCGAGGAAACAGTTTTCGAGCAGCATCGACAAAGGTCTGGATGAAATCGTCATACTGCTTTCCTCTTACCCGGCGCTGGCATAGTCCGAGATAGAGCTCGTCATTAAGGAGTTCTTCATTATCAGTGCCGCAGTCTATGACGACTGGAAGAGTGCGGCTGGGATGAACACCGGCGCAAAGGGACGCGAGGGTTAGCTTTGCTCCAGATATGAGAATGCCGCCTACGCCCTAGATGACAGAGCCCAGAGGGACATTATTAGTGTAATTCTTTTTGATGCCTGGTGGAAGAAGGCCAAATGTACCTGGTCGCCAATCCCTAGAATTTCCTCGCCGTCTTGGAAAATGAGTTACTAGTGTTAGGCAAGAAAGACATTAGAAGAGGTTAACATACCTGTCACGCAGATATAGTCAACATCATCCGGGGTTCCCCAAAGCGCAAGGTCGCTTTCCACGCGTTCAGGATGATTAATGTCCAAGAAACAGCCTTCAGGGCGCCGAAAAAGCCTTGAGTAGTTTTGAATCGCGTCACCCTCAGTCGGAGTATACACCACACTAAACATTTCCTTGAGATGGTTGAGCAGCAACTTGAAATACAGCACCTCATTCTGGTCCTTGAGCGAGGTCAAAAAGGTATTTTTGGCAAGGTTGTCGCTTCTGGTCAGATATTGCTGGTACGCGCGCTCGGCCTGATGGTCCAGAGTCTGCTCATTCGCGGGGAGCAGCCCAGTCAGTTTAAAGTCTCGACGCTCCGTTTGTGTGAAGGCAGATCCCTTGTTGAACGTCGGGCTAGTTAGGAGCGCTGTTCCGGTAAGAGCGCAGTCAAGAGGGCCAACTGTGCTAAGCGGGAGGTCTCCAAATTTGGAAGATTTGGCGGGAGCCATGgcggatgaagatgaagagcggcGTGTGTTTACAACTAAGCAGGTACTCTGCGGGCTATTCAAATAGTGACGAGCGGTATAAAACGAGGTACGAAGAAGGATACGACTTTTAGGAGAAATCCTAGGCAACGCTCTATGAGACAAGATCATAGGTGATAAATATGCACGAAATGAGGAGGATCGCGAGGTAAACAGAGTTGGCGTTGAGGCATATGCGTGTACTTTCAAGTTTTGGCCAATATGAGGAATCGGGCGATAAAGCATGCATAGAGCGGCAGTGACGTAGCTGACGATTGTTCGCTAGAGGTGTGCATCGGGAAAGCGGCACATTCTGGTCGTCTCCATACTTTGTGCCCAGCTACGATGGCATGGCAGAAAACGCTGCTACGTTAGATACAGTATAGCCTCATGCATCGAAGACAAAAGAACAGATGGAGAGTGAGATAGCAGTTGATACGGACAACAAGAGTGGCTTgtattattttctttcttattttgTGTCATTAGACGGGCGTCTAGTATTTAACTCGCTATGGAAACAAAGGGTAGCCCTGGAGTAGGAAAATGTTGGTGCGCTGGGAGCCACGCCGTCGACTGATGGAAAAATTCATTCGGCATGGACTATGATGGCCCGTTTGTCTTGCAGCAACGCTGAAGGCGAGAATTATCAGAGATAACCTCGTCTGCAATCGATACGccagccccccccccagGCACAACTGCAAGACGCGGCGTGCCTGGAAGAGAAACTCGTGGGAAGCCTGAGTGGCTGGCATGGATATGCTGCGGAtcacaagaaaagaaaaggaaaagaaaaatcccTACCGTCGCGTCGATTCGAGCCAGTTTTCAAGCTCGATAAAGCTTTAGGCCTCAGGTCGACGAAAAATGCAGTGCATGTTGCGCTGTAGAGATTCTTGCGTGGCACTGCTGAGGCAATGCGACACAATAAATGATGGTTGAGAAAAGGAACAGGAAGCATTTTGGACGATGAAATTTCTTAAGAAATTGTATTACCAGCGGGTCTTATCGATTTGCTGGCCTTAGTAATTTTCGCAAGACCTTGAGCCCcgcttgaagctgctgataCGCGTAGCGAATaagatacatgtacgttTGTCCTGGTCTACAACTCAGGCTCCCACAATCACACGTCATCAATTTATTTATTCTCTTGTTTACTATTGCCCAGTATCTAGAATAATTTACTCATTAACTTGCTTAGTGTCATGTTGGAATCTAAAACATTTGATAAACGCCAATACTTTCGGAGATAGCGCATAGAGCGAGACCAACGGCATGGGAAGTgcgtctctgctgctgctataccAAGAAGACGCAACCCAAGACTAGAGAGATATAGATGATATTCACACCTGATGGATTACATGCCTTAGGTATTCTGTGACAGCATAATCAGCACAGTAACGCAGGTCGTGacagctgaagaagggcgaaAGGTGAAGGTGCTCATGCAGTAATAGCGGGGAGCGTCAACGGAGGGAACACCAGATTTTCAAGCCGAACTAATGCTTTGGCTTCCAGAGTCATTGTACAGTCCGGTGAGAATCGTGATGCTTGGTCTATTCTTCTGAACAGatagatacatgtagtataGGCAGTGGAGAAAATGAGATAGCAGAAATAAGAGGGAGagttatccagcatcccAGTTGCATTACGGCGCTCTATTTAAAGCTTAGCAAAGCAATTTAGCATATATATAGAATTATCTAGGTAGTtgttatatatatgtacttAACAGTACCAGCGGTAGCAGTAGTACCTGGGGCAGCTACCGGGCCCGAATGGAAAAGCTATACCATCAGTTGAGGGCCGAGGGCCGCAAAACTTTGCCGTCAAATTTCTTGTTGCAACTTCCAGACGGTTATACAGATTTGCGACTGCAGGACAGAATTACTGACAGGCTCCACGCAGTGGGTATATAGGCGGCTGAATTCacatctctcttcttgtcatTAGAGGACGTCAACTCAGCCATGTTCGCATGCCGATCATCAGCGTCATAATCCTTGCCTAGAGACAAGGGTAGCGGAGGCTTCCCCAGCAAGTCGATTTACGGGCGGTAATGTTGATGCAGAGGTAGCATTAGTAGCATTAGTAGCACCAGCATATGCTACTTCTTCGTGGCTGGGGTGTTAGATAATAGAACTAGAGTGCCGAATAATTTTTCTCTAAGTACATATACCGAAAGTTACAGTGTCATTGTTTGTGATAATGCCGTTTATGTTTTACATAAAGCTACTGCAAATAAGAGGGGAAcactcttccatctctttatCTGCTAATCATAtgcggcatcaacaacataCATGTAGGCACATGCGCAATCGTTAGCACCTGTTTCTACATAAAAGACGGCATCAAGAAACTTTAACACCTCTTTATGGATGTTGAGTCAGCTAACATTAAATTACAAGATAGAAAACAAACTAGTTGTACTAGCTTTACACTATCATTACGACTAATATACTTCAGCGAATTACTCTATAAGCGGACATCTATAAATAAATGCCTAGGTACCTATTCTCTATGCATATACATTACATTTATTTATGTCCACCGATAATTAAGGTGTATGTCAACCCTACTCGGAAAAAAGCTCCGGGGTATATGTAGTATACCTGTAATCAGgcgagtacatgtataccTTAATAGCTGCCGGTGTGACTGCGAGGTTCATAGTGTAAGCCACCTTTAATGTTGTCATCTAACTTGATTAGTGATTATCATCTAGAATAGAATAGACACcaatttctctcttcgtctAGTCTTTGTGTTCTGCTCTTTTCGGGCACTTCATCCAATGTTACACAAATCGCCACCATCTGAAATGACTCCAATATCACCTAACGCGCTTGAGTTGAGGTATAGGACACAGCGCAATTGCGAAGGGCAACAAAAGTGGAACCACGGACATGAAAGATAGGTATTTGACCAGACCCCTTGGGGAGATTCATTGCCTGAACTTAGATGTATATTtgtattatttatatttaactCATGAGACTCTTGGAAGATGCTGTGTGGGCCACCCAGGTATTATGTGCCGCCGGAGCAAGAGAAATTTGCAGGTAAGGAGTATAGGGCCTCTTATGCAAGTACTGAGGTACACGTAGGAATTTTGGTTTTGCCTTGAGcctactagtaggtacctaggtatgtatgtaggtacctaggtatccTCTTAGTCTCCTCTACCGCTACAAATGCGTCTATATATAGGTAAATGTTGAGATCCATCCCTGGTCAAATCTGCTTAAGATGCTATGCTATAGAACctggtatatatataattttaaagtaCCTACTAAGGCACGGAGTTGGGAGTAGTATACTGTATTACCTTGTACTTATGTGGGGTAAAAATTACATTGCCTTTTACACGCAATTTTATAGAGCAGACTGGCAGTGTTTTCTTTACCCCCCTTGCTACCACGCAGGATCACACTTGTTGTCAGCGCGCCATGTCAACTTTGAAACCGCGCTACCTATCTGGTAGTTAATTTTGATCCTGTCGATGGAGCACGTATTCGGGGGCGAAACTGTTATCAGTTGGATCCAGCGACTGAATTCAAACCCAATTGAGTAAAGCATGACGGGGATGCCTTCTTCATATAGAAAATACACGgatttatataatatctGTGCGTAATCTAAAATACCATAAATAATTGAAGCGCATTACGGGCATCGCGACTTGCAAATTGAGGGCATCGCGAATTGGCGATCGCAAGGCCGCTTTGAgagtactactagtatataGGTACCAAGCTTCAGTTGGTACCTGGTATGCACTCAAGCGAGTACACTCAagtgagtacatgtacccggTTTTGTAGTTCCTTTCGTTACACTTGGAACTTTATATGACGAATATCATACAAagttttaatttatttttgaCCGGGTTGCCTTTGATCGCAAGTAAATCTAATGCCGCGGATACTCAAATGAAGCTGAAAATTAAGCATTTCTAATAATCATGGGATTGTATAGTGTTGAATAAGTGAGTCGAATAGGCCTCTAAAATGGCCTTAGATTACTGTTGAAATAGTCAAATTCTCCTATAAGGGGGGCCTACCTCGTTCACTAGAGCGGGGCCCGTTTCTTATTGCAACAATtacatattttttttctttgtatcGATACCTAGGCAACCAGGCACATAGGTGCCTAAGGTAAGGTACCTACTGGTACTTAGGTATAAATCGATGTGCCTTCTGTAGTTCACCGATTGTTCAAGGGATTTCTTCTAGCCACCCCTCTAGACGACTTTTTCACGCCTCTAAAGGCTTACGGGGGTGGAAACATCTGTTAGCACTCTGtgtcaagaaaaagaaaagaagcgtcACCAGAAGATGAGGTAGGATGGATATTAATTGCGTTATGACCTGTCAGTCCCTCAAGCGGTGCCCTGTAGACCAGGTAAGTGGGTAGTACAGTATAAAGTAGGCCGAAAGTCCACGCTAATCGCGGCCGGCGCGAACCTCCCGGCAAGCGAAACGGAGCCTCAGGGCGATTTGTGACGAGTCATGATTGTAAAAGTCCGCTTCCTGTAGCTGTCGACGCTCCCTGCAATGTGATGACGCTAGCCGTCGACTCTAACACCCTGTTCACACGCGGTTTCTCAGCCATCGCTTCTAAGAAAAGAGCAGAACTTAAAGATTTGGGGAATGTGACAGCTCACGCGCCCCCCCTGTTAGCAGTGTGCTCAGGTACATACAGAACCGACTGGGCGGCTCTCATGTATGACTGACCAGGTCGcgaagagcagcggcaatgAGCTGCCGTCAAGATGATTGATATAGACAGAGGCTTCCGCGTCTTATATAATGGCCAAGGTCGTCCTGTGAAATGGGTCGTGAATTTTTCTGACCGCCCTTTAGATATCATCGGCCAAAAAGAGCGAAGAATAAGTCTCAAGTTACTACCTCCACGGCTTCGATGCAGCGGCACATGGGCACATGTAATATTGAGCATTTGACATCACCTAGCACCTGCTACTTGCCAGTACTACGATTCAGTCTCGCAGGAAGAGACAGAGGCGACACGAATGCCGAGTAACTCGAAGATAAAATGTATGTCCTAGCATCTGATATAGGTGTCTGATACAGACCACTGCAGGCTCACTAAATCGTTTGTTTCATTTAGACATCTCACAAGACATGCCACCCCCACAGCCTTTAGTCCGTTTTGATGGCACAAACAATGTCGTTGGTGGTAAACGGTCTCGCAGATACAGCTATTCGATCTCTGAAGGGGAAACAAGAATCTCCAACATCACTGCTGAAAATAGTGATGCCTTTATCGATGTGACACGCGACGATAAATGCAGGATTCGTGAACAAAAGCACACGGCAAGAGAGCCAGGGCCACCGCGAGTTACGTCCAACTTGTCGCGCCCAGCTAATGGCGACAAACATCTGTGCAATGGCCATCCGTCAAAGATGGAGGACGGCCACGAACCTGAAAGTCGTCCATTGATAATCGAgaccagcaacaacaatgcACTAGCTGGCTCTACTGCTCAAGCATCCACTGGTCTCTTTCAAGACTTGAACTCGCACAATAAGGTGCAACTGAGACCGAAATGCATAACCCAAATGCGCAGCTGCGTTGCGTTGTGCATTGGGAAAGATCATCAAATACCACGTTGGCACAATGGTTCAGAGCTCTTGTACAACATTTGTACAGATAGTTTTGAAACCCCCCGGGGCGGCAGACTTGGTGGCTGCCGCGATGACGGAGGCGATATCCATGTGGGGGGGACATGGATGTGAGCTTTAAGCTGGTCAGCCGCGCCGACCCGGCTACTTTTCAGATTAAGTTTAAGAGAAGCCACAACAGCCATCCCAACATGTGCGCCAAGTCTTTCTTCCCCGGGGAATGCGGTGGCAGCTTGGTTGTCTATGGTAAAGCTTTGGAGACCTCCAGCTACCTGGCTAATATTCTTGCTCACGAGCTTGGTCACATCTTGGGCCTACGCCATGAGTTTGCTCTCAAAACAGAGGTGTTTTCGCCTTCTGTTCGCTTTGGAAGCGAGAACCATCAATCCATTATGAATTACTTTGATCACCCAAGCAAACTCCAGGTCGGTAAACAGGACCGTGAAGAGTTGGCGGCTTTTTACGCGTATGACCGGGCACACTACCAGGACCTACCGATAGTTGATGTTACGCCCCCGCTGAAAGACAGTTGGTGAATGCTCATAGAGTTCAATGGCAACCAGGACGCGGGTTTGCTCTATAAACAGCCCCTGAGAATTGATGTGCGGATAAATCAATTTCTTCCACTTTTAGCCTTCTCAACAAGCATTGTTTATCACACGGAGCAGCATGGCACACGGCGCGGGGTGACGGCTCAGCTACAGCAAGTACTgatcattttctttcttattttagAAAAATcggatggcgatgaaaaaaaaactcgAAATGGGATAGCGACCATATGTCACAGTCTTACTCTCATGGCTGTAACAACAGATCTGCGGGGTACAGGAAAGCCAGATTAAATATGAATTGGTAATTAGAATGAGGCTGATAGGAATCGCTGTCAATTCTCGTCAATCTATATAGGTTCACTTCTCTACACTCATTTTTATAGCCTAGATAACCAGGCAATGCCACCGAGGCATTTGTAATACAGTTGGATTGAAACAAACGTATATATCCGCTCAAGCTAGTACTTGTGCGTGACAAGATTCCCATTTGCGGACCTGATCAATTCGCCAACATAAAGCCAGAGTCTCAAAGAGTCTTTTGGGAATTACGTGGGTAAGTATACAAACTCCAGCTACATTTTATATGGAAAAAGTGATCCAGCACCTCGAATacagctcaacaaggcagttAGTCTATGTATAACGTAGATAAGTATTATTGCTGTATTATATATCCTTGTGAGTAGCAGCGGTAGCgatagtagcagcagcgtcaatATGGTGCGTGACGTTGAGAAACGAGTGCTGATTGTTTGAGAATTCCCGagctcctttttttttttccgcaGATTTTGCTACTGTATCCGCGCCCTGCTGACGCGAGGTTTGTGAGACATCCAAGCTGAGGAAAGTGGCTGGGGACGTGAGGTGCCGGCGTGGCGATATCCGTAGAGGCTACAATTCAAGGAACGACAGCCTCCAGCTCAGGCGAGGAAAAGCCAATCATAACTCCGTCTCCACTGTGAAACGAGCTTGCAGTCAAATGTAGTCCTGCCCACAGTGCGGTCTGGCTCACCTCAATCCCTCGAAATACGGGGGCGGTCCCCGATTCAGCAAGTGACCGTTGGGGCACAAGCGGTCGACAAAAAAAGCGAGACCGCAAAGATTTTGAACACACAATATGGTAACTATGTACACAAAGGGTCAAGATCAGTGTGTGCGCAACTAGTGCTCCTATTACTGTTTTGTGAGTGCATATTCATTTTGCGGTCTCGCTTTTTTTGTCGACCGCTTGGCACAAAAAAGGGCAATTCGTGAGCGACGGGGCCGACTCAGGGTGCAGGCACTGTGCGCGACGTACTGTGGGAACCGGCGACCTTAGCGCTGGGGCCTTACAGCCCCGCAAGAGTCCACAATGAAATCGTCGTCGACGGGCGTGGCCGCGCCTGCGAGGATCTTGGGACTGCGTCGTCTCACAAATATAAATGAAAGAAATGTTCTCCTCAAATGCTCCCTTTAAATCATTTTTAAACAGCAAAACAATTGCGAAAGACGATGAGTGCTTTCCTTATATCTTCAAACGCAAAAGCAGTGCTCGATGCATCCTACACAGCTCCATGCAGTATGTCAtcgtctttgccttttcatGATGTTGCATGCTGACCCAAGCTTCTGCATAAGCTGTCCTACAAGATGAGCCAGCTCAGTGGCCCCATGTAGATAATAGCGGTATCTACGAAGTCGACAATGGAAATCACTATTTATCATCCTTTCAAAGTGTTGGCCCGTctcaagaagaaaacatCACTGTCTGGGAGCCAACTCTGCCTTATGGCGACACCTCGTCCAAATCAACAAGCATCTCAAAATCTACCTTTGATGATGCAAGCACCAGTAACATAGGCTATGAGGGATACCCAGAGACTCTCACATCTATTTCTCATGCTCCTTGCATGGTCTCCAAGGAAAAGCGTTCTGGCTGTGGGACTGATTTGAAACATAACGATGTTGATCAACCCCAAATTCTGTCGGCTGGTCCCGATATTGGAgtcactacatgtactttagCTGGACTCTATTCTCAAAAATCCGCGACTTTTTGTACCCCAGAAGAGCTATCCCTTAGCTACAGCGTGTGTGTTACCCAAGAAGATGCAGAGAGAGACGCTCGCGTGGGATCCAAAGACAAAGGCTTTGCAGCTCGCTGGAAGAAAGGCTCGGTGCTGAAATATATCATTCGCACGGAGACTTTCCAAAATCCTCGACAAGCAGGATTGGTAGCGCGCGAAGCGACAAAAGCAATTGCGATGTGGCAAAATATCGGAGTTCGCTTTGAGAAAGTTGGTCGTGATGAGAAAGCTACATTTGCAATAAAGTTCTGCCCTCAGTCAGACAATTGCAGACGTGATGTCTATGCCAGAGCTTTCTTTCCGAACGACTCACCTGACGAATTATCTGTGTACGAATTGGCACTGGAGCGGTCCAATGTCTGCTTCTTAGCAAACATCCTCGCTCATGAATTCGGCCATATTCTGGGCCTTCGCCATGAGTTTGCTGTTGAAAcatcttttctttggggGAAGGAAAATGCTCGATCAGTGATGAATTATTTCAGCGACCTAAGTCAACTGCAAGTAGGGCCACAAGATCGTGAAGAATTGGCGACATTTTATGAGTGTGACGAAAGACGGCACGCCCAGCCGCCCATAATTGAAATCGAGCCGCCGTTATACCGGTTTCCTAAGAGCAACAGGAGTCTTAGACGCTATCAGCCGACTTCGAAACGGCTGTATCTAAACTATCGGAACAGGCGCGTTCGCTTCCGCCGTAATCCTTCATTGACCCAGAAAGTCGATCAACGGACAAATTCTTCACGAATTTTATTGTCACCTTCTCTCGTTCGCTTTTATTGCGGCTTTGCGTTCTTTACCTCTTTTGCATACTGTGCTTTTTTCCTTGGACGAATGTGAGCGTGGAGGTTATTTTTTgggttttcttttccatttttcATTCCATTTGTTGCGATATTAGCGTCTAGGGCCGTTCTTTAGATAAATGTTATATGATGATAGATGACTATATATAACCGATGACCGCAGAACTAAAGAGTGATGAAATGAAGTCGTGAGGTGCTAATAAGCCAAATATTAGTCTCATTCTTTATTATAGATGGAGTGAATGCAATGGACGCGTCATGCTCACTGGTATTCCGTGTAGGCAAAGGCGTAAAACAGGACAACAGTGCCACCAATTATAGTTTGCTCAATCTTGACGCTCCATCTATTCGGATAACGGCCCCGTTGAACATGGGATTCTCGATAATGTGCTTGACCTGTAGGCGGTCTTAGCCTCTAACATATTTCATGGAAGCATACGTGCAAGATTTGAAAGGAATACTCACCAAAAGGAGAATTCAGGCGGATTGCCCGCTCTGTTGGGAAAGATGAACGAAGCCTCGAGACTTTTTCGCACTCTATCACTCATCATGGCCGTCAAGGCAGTCGTAAACAAGCTGGGAGCAATGGCGACGACGCGGATGCCGTATTTAGCCAAGTCTCGAGACATGGGCAAAGCCATTGACGCGACGGCGCCCTTGCTGGCCGCGTAGCTGACTTGGCCGTACTGGCCATCAAAGGCGCTTGAGCTGCTGAccatgatgacgacgccg from Trichoderma atroviride chromosome 3, complete sequence encodes the following:
- a CDS encoding uncharacterized protein (EggNog:ENOG41): MDVSFKLVSRADPATFQIKFKRSHNSHPNMCAKSFFPGECGGSLVVYGKALETSSYLANILAHELGHILGLRHEFALKTEVFSPSVRFGSENHQSIMNYFDHPSKLQVGKQDREELAAFYAYDRAHYQDLPIVDVTPPLKDSW
- a CDS encoding uncharacterized protein (EggNog:ENOG41~TransMembrane:1 (o429-448i)), whose protein sequence is MSAFLISSNAKAVLDASYTAPCTVLQDEPAQWPHVDNSGIYEVDNGNHYLSSFQSVGPSQEENITVWEPTLPYGDTSSKSTSISKSTFDDASTSNIGYEGYPETLTSISHAPCMVSKEKRSGCGTDLKHNDVDQPQILSAGPDIGVTTCTLAGLYSQKSATFCTPEELSLSYSVCVTQEDAERDARVGSKDKGFAARWKKGSVLKYIIRTETFQNPRQAGLVAREATKAIAMWQNIGVRFEKVGRDEKATFAIKFCPQSDNCRRDVYARAFFPNDSPDELSVYELALERSNVCFLANILAHEFGHILGLRHEFAVETSFLWGKENARSVMNYFSDLSQLQVGPQDREELATFYECDERRHAQPPIIEIEPPLYRFPKSNRSLRRYQPTSKRLYLNYRNRRVRFRRNPSLTQKVDQRTNSSRILLSPSLVRFYCGFAFFTSFAYCAFFLGRM